Genomic window (Macrobrachium nipponense isolate FS-2020 chromosome 35, ASM1510439v2, whole genome shotgun sequence):
attgtcatttgtttccgatacgtaatacaaaccctcggtcctttaacaataggaagactcacttcttggtgggaggaatctgagtctttttggtgaacagactggtgttcgtccaaccctggagtgcctccctggtcgtaagagcaagggagggatccaaacctctgtccgattgatcggggtgtgcaccgcaggatcaatggtcagacctctgggccaagtactaagagagaggcaagcgtatctctttgtaccagcaagcaagaaccttgttcctgtttgcaagagacaatcataaaatgatgggttgtctcaaattggcatccacttcctcccccttgttggaggaagtggtggatatttactcctatccctactgaaagggataggatggtgctctattgagtagctcacctgcatctcgtccttacccagcagggtgacgaccgtgtccctctacccagaggtagagggaagaaaaagatgggagaggagccagtcacactctcattcctcatccattcttacggtcacaccaggactcgatgctgttcagcctgcgagggtctgggttaactacacaacgtgttgagcaaccaccaccgGTTTCCCAAGGAAAagagatccaaggaactgtgggcaatatcctgaaggtataAGGAGGTGCATgcagtccggttggaccaggcgcctgccttcattacctgcgccacggagaagttcttcgcggaacgcgagagaatgatgaagaggcgtccacactcatcctgggtgtcgagtttcttcagacagctccgtcgcgccttcacaggacaaagcagcatagccttcgtatcggagcggtgaagtccattagggagggtattgtgaaggactcgaaccaatcgtcagttaccgaagggttctgagtcttcgctacgaagatcgtacgaaatcgagcgtcacaaatccccatccctttgtgcttgacttctcaagagaagtcatgcagttacctaagacgaaaagaagggaatagtcgtatgacctatccctcttctcgactttggttatgtacagtactcatactgacaagctattaagacgaagtaatgattgctctggaacaccgaactaagtccacagcatagttcgtaactgactcgggcgctctgacagctgccgactgactggttcggaatcagtagaggcaagttgtccaagcatccgggtaagtcacgtgaccttcgccctttaaagagttatgctgagagaccaaacaaataaaatatttgttagtcaccgatgccggacggcgcggcgatgattctcttaatgcataagctcaaaaggcgaaagtcaattgccttcaaaagacgaggtccctgatggccaagaaaatctcatagacgttgaatctcagcttaaggagaaacaacactatgtgacgttgaagacgaaggtagcaatgaatgcaacctatgtcttccagctgaatcgagagaaggaatctcaagattctaaacctgtgcttacaaatgactgaaaacgctaaccgccatttcattgctgtccgttgtgcaatgaaagcggggcgttcttcagtaatgaaaaacacaggggagagccgcttgaagaactgcttctcatggctgaacgtttggaagtagagctggcaggtgtggggagtaggcgatgtctcaatacatctgctaatcctggggtgaacaatgaacaataacacacctccgaatacaggatattttgaggacaaactcagattccgcaaaaatcattcgcattatcgagatacgatgcagcaagagactattacagaattctgttaccgtgcggtaaacagaaagatgagagtcgaatagattatctctgtttaaaattctcgcaataccgaagacgatgaatactagcgtcacagcagtagatggtcattcatgtatgcgagaatccccgttaatcagagacttaagtccgtgattgttgggcagagatacggttggtattcaatcaaagcaggtgagaaagacataaccaaccgtccatctcaaagcggcagctggtactgaatgcctcgggcaattcaatacgtcagtagctgtcgctgactcgtcatcctgagttgccaagtaatcctttccacgaaggaatgcgttcggctagaactaccgagcataaaaagatatgctcgagcaattatatttatgcgaaacgaatttcggtaaatataaaagcttaaatggtgttgttgtgacaacaccataagtatataaaattgaaaactggaaactcctgggaggttgcaggcaaccccgagttgcagttcaattagaatacttttcgtctaagtcgcaatccgtagaataaccaggatatgcgcctacccctcggaccattcaactgcttagcagaatcatgtcgcgaggttaatatacgtagtatatttgtaggattctgaacaaaacgatctccatcctctaaattctttccttcaagaaaacaaaaacaaaataaggatggagatcgaccaccttgcggtctctatcaaagagagtgaagaagtcttcctcgaaggaaagcttcaatggtgaacagaatactaagacgatagttcaagccaaactggatattcccgtccgttcttctctattccaggttggtcgcctattgtgagatagtcttctttcagcagcagtcttcttcctaatgctagaaattccaggaattcgagcataggcgaggttccgattatcgtgtaacatatcggggattctcgtctcgctcactttggaccgtggtctcgcctaagtgtttggagatcgtaagaaactctaacactctgaatgcgctagaaattccgtagaaatcTAAGCAGTCtgcaaaacccccaccgaattcgtcaaacgatatcgctggtggtcctctcgattcccgtagaaatcgagaatggggcaggatccctcctcaacgaccggggcttacgtcaggtaggacccgaaggtccccccggtagcgcagtccccagcgtggaatcctacagagaaatctctgtaggatccctccctttccctcgtagccgtaaggagagagggaatgggggaggaattggatactcgctctcgccttcccagtggaactagcagttggagaagaaaaaggagacagcccatcgccttgcggcgatggcctctcagagtctgggaaaacgtatcgtcaggagaaaacgttttcccgaggagggttacgaactctcactgtaggtaagggtctgccgccactgtgaacgtcgtctgggtggggctgatcgacacctgacaggagagagccgataccgtcctccgactcattccagtcctcgtcgaggtcgaaacctctcaggaggaccgaaggagtatttaaatacggtgtccgaagacacgtagaaaacgccgctgtcgcagtagaggaggtggaagtagcttgatcgaccggccagaactgagagagccttcttgtccggagacgagagactctggttcaagacagaatcggcaagctccgatcgcggcaaacccaccgtcggtttgggttccctcgggccccaaaacgactcgagcagagacatgggctctgctggtggggagcggcgatccttcccccaggtcgttgtgctgacgaatcagtgcaataacctgggcaaagttactctgaatctcggaagttacagcgtctgaggagtaggaccatccagtccctccaacaagagcagctcccaagaccctcctccttcagaagaaggaccagcaacagatccctgacggttgcctccaatcacttgcgcgtacgtcctggctggtcctaaacccgaccatacctggcacgtgcggcgtcgtgacgggatcgtgagcgcgcatctctcacgatcactcctatatacctcgctcttcctggcgtatgccgaggaagttgaaggtatcggagagacagaatagacgctaccccctccccccccctgacggtcgcctccaatcacttgcgtacgtcctggttggtcctaagaccatacgtggcacgtgcggcgtcgtgacgggatcgtgagcggcgcacctctcacgatcattcctagctacctcgctcttcccggtgtagcccgaggaagttgaaggtagtggagagacagacctgacgctcccccccccccccccccccccccccccccaccccccccccccccccccccccccgctcgctggcaggaccagcgtacgtgggggcgggctgcagccgatcaccaacccgcggtggggatcgatctgcaggcctggccgtgccgctcaccctgtggcgagcggctcgactgagcacgtcgaccccggtcccgtgcgtcagacgagctgctgctggtcatcgtatccgcccggtccctgtgggagcggcggtcaggtgacctgcagagctcactttcgcggtgagaccggtgagcgtcctcgcggcacgtcaaacgctggtaccagccgaggctggtaccgtcggtcgaggggaccgggatgggggacctcttcccagcctcaacccgtggccggtcagagaccgtcacgtccacccgaggtaccggctggtcgctgcgagagcggccgctggcctggcgagagtcacctgagcggctctcgacagtcttctgctccgtgcctcggtcatgacgctgagcgaactcaggcgtcttaactttggctgcacggtcacccgaaggagaccgtacactcggaacttctcgcggacgagaaaccgagccggtacctggcttagcagcaagagctgccaagaccaggcgagggtgtaccagcggtagccagcataccctttggtccccgtcttcttcttctcagaaggggagacgggccccgttcccgaaggaacaggaggaccagcagaagaacccccccccccccgtcacaccggagtgtgacgagcccttcgaagttcccgaaggagtcttcttagggggtgGAAAACCCGTTACCatctggtcgctgcgagagcggccgctggcctggcgagagtcacctgagcggttctcgccagccttctgctccgtgccgtggtcttggcgccgagcgaactctggcgccgaaactttggctgcacggtctcccgagggagagcgtacactcgggattctcccgcgaacgagagaccgagccggaacctggcgtagcggcagcacCAGGCgggaggaagtaccagagctaaccgatactcctctggtccccgtctatctcttccttacggaaggggagacgggcctcgctcccgaaggagcaggaggaccagcagaaggctcggtgggacgggcccttagaagttcccgaaggagacttcttaggggggagaggcagccttcttcttcttcggcttatgggccttagaagtcgaaggggaagaggcagcagcagacgaagacgaagatgacaccttcctcttcttcgtcagctcacgcaggacagtcgtcaggtcctccatccaggccggagtcgggcttattgccgaagcaacacggcccgactgcacctgtccggaaggacctgggcctggggaagacacaccatgggcagaccagcatggacaggcgcaggaaccaggagcgacaggaacagcaaccacaGCCTCGGAGCGTCAGGaagaacagcggcagcggtaaacacagaaggacagccaagccagtagcgggaaccacatcagcgacaggtacggcaggcccagccatcgcctcgtagaatcatcggcagccagcgggaacctggtactggcggccggtctaggggcgagctgctggaacagcggaagtctggggcaggcaacacgaagaaaacacaggcggcgcggcatacccctcctcggtacggcggcgaccggccctagaagcggcagactgcgtcaccgacacagcatggggagtgtagaccagcggggggaagcagcataagcggccgtgaaggttgtagtggagaccactccaaggtcaccgccccagacctcgctagacgctgcagcagatcgtggatgctaggcacgccctgcagccgcagtggtccatacctgtccaaggtcgtctcccacggatgtagcacctgcggtagcacagacagatagtaagaggggttccctcacgcacgggggggggggagacatgccccaccccgaacgcaaggaagaccccaccccaaatacaaaatacaacgaagaagctgagcgggagcaggaaggaagacgaagaatcggataccaagggagtcgcgggagagctttccgacgacttcctgcagaccttcgcttcccctaccccgcacagcagtgaaaagtaatatgaaaatgaaacagaatactgcccttgcgattcacttcatagaacttaaaaggggaaaagatcaaatcccgggtaagaacggaaacttgatccaaataatatgatgctatcataaaatatatatgaaaatgaaacagaatactgcacttgcgatttcactttcacagaaaataatcgtaaggatcaattccctgggTAAGagcgaaattgatccaaattaaattatgcaaataaataaatgaaaatgaaaagaatactgcattgcgaatccactttcattgcattttatcatacaaaataaaaggttcgtgccgagcgcaatcacgctctcggtaacgaacgcacagggcaaaaatataatgaaaaaaagtacttacatttttcaattacacactttcgcccaaatacatgactcggctcgagcgtcggcaccgagacataattcaagggtttaattcatgaaaagagaggaaatcgccgcatctacggcgatagctccctgttggttcataattaagtaatgaaaatgaaaacagtgtacttacagtttttcattttcaagtcaaacaaaccattagtagaaaacacaatcaATAGCAAagatacgacgatgaagcgggcagagagcgatgacgaaacacgtccttcacacccgcggccgaaagcaaaagtgattcttcacctctcgggcgtgcgcacgatcggacagcagttaactaccgttctcaccCTTGTTcgttgaagcttacgaccgtcccagctgccgctagttaccttcctattgttaaaggaccgagggtttgtattacgtatcggaacaaacggtGCTGCCAACAGACATCACTAAATAGCAATGTTAATTCTGAAAACAGCTTTCAACATTTGGCAACACCAGTGTATTATATTAAGTACACTGGTTAGtacctgtacaaaaaaaaaaaaaaaaaaaaaaaaggttctgcaTTTACTAATATGTACACCCTTTTGAAAGATTTACCCTTGTTAACTTTCtacatatttataaaatcaaATTACATTGATATTAGTGTTTTGTATAGTTATACAAACCTTGTCTTTAATACTATTTTATTCTGAAGAATTATGCCAGTtcatatgtaatttattaattatttaggtCTACACATATATAAAGATTAATCCAACAAAAACGCAATTAGTTTATGAAACTGCCATCTTTACTGCAGTTCGTTAAAGTTACATGTAACTTGAAAAAGATATCATAGGAAGTCAAAATATTTGGGTATAGAAATCCACAGTGCtatataaattattcatatttgaTTATCCAGAGCTTCATACTTTTTACAAAACACAAAAGCTCCCAAGGACAAACACTCTATTCCTCTAATCTATATATCACTTATGGCCACCACCCTACATCCACCTTCACTTTTCTCATTCAGCTTCACATTCATACCTCTACATTATAGTAATCTGAATATGTAAAATTTCACAGTAAAATGAATTGATATATaacattttaacaaaaaatactCTCCATCAGCATAGACTTTCACCTgcttctctctctgcctctacCCCTACTCCCATCTCTTTCCCGACTCCTTTGTCTCTCCCTGCTCCTGTCCCTGTTcctttccctcttttctttttgtctatcaACATTATTAAATTCCTGGTCCTTCCCTCCACCATCCCCATTTCTCTTCTTCCCATTAATCTCCCTTTCATGGCTCTTATCTCTTTTTTCTGTAGTATCCCAGAAATCCGAGGCTCTGTCTCTTCTTGGAAAACTATTTTCATGTTGCTTAAACTTGGCATTGTCTTCATTCTCATGCCTTCTACTTTTAAACTTCATGTTATTATCGGCATCATCTTCCTCATCCTTTCTTTTGTGTCCTCTTTGGCTTTCCTCTCCTGAAAATCTTTCCCTCCTTGTACCATTTTGCCAATCTGGTCTTTTATCATAGTTTGAGGCATGTCCTTTGGAAGAAGCCGGTTTATCTTCCTCCCGTGCTTGCTTTTCTTGCTTGACTTTAACTCTAGTACTTTCATCCCAAGACTGCTTCTCCTGCTTAACCTTGGGTTTATCAAATCTACCAAATGGGTCATCAGCACCTACAAAGTCAACTTTCAGCCCTTTGGTAATTTCTTTCAGTAATGCCTGAGGATCAGGTTTCTTTTGTCCttccttctgtctctttctcttcttttctctttgaTAGTCTGATTCTGTTTCTGACGAACTAGATTCGACTTCTACGGCGTGATTTCTTCttgctctctttcttcttcttcttttttcttttctttcttttttcatcttctgaACTAGATGAAGAGTCATTGCTGGAACTCCTACCCCGCTtggattttttagattttttctttttatccaattTCTCAAGTTTCTTCATAAGTCTCCTTTTTTCTTTGGTGCTCAAGGATTTAAGAAGTTTATACTCATCTACAATTTCTTCATCACTCGATAAAAGTCGCTGAAAGAAAAAGGACGAGTTAATACTAAACTGAACAATATTAGATGACATAACCCTTCCTTATAGCCATTTCAAATAATTTCAAGGTATTTATAAACTCAATGGAAAGTATAAgcataaaagaaaatacttttctcaaaacttacatattttataaatagCCTGTCTCTTAAATACTTAATAAATATCAATGCACTGTCCCTATTACTATTAGTTTAACCAAACAAGTGAGTTAAATAATGAACTCCAGTATAAACTATTCTCAAGGGGAATGGAGTCTGGAGCAAAATACTTGTCTGTCTTGTTCCCATGTCACAGGACTTTGGAAAAGCGATATACTGACATACAGTTTACCTCggaagatacgaaaggctcaacttactaAAACTCAAGATACTAAAgctaatacaaaaaatttttaggtggctctgcatacgaaaatttTTCAATATACGAAAagttccgagattcgcccgaaccaccgataacaattttgaaactcgcgcgccgccaactgagtagactcgccaccatcctcccgctctcccattggttcctgacgctagtcactgccatgagatccttctctcctattggtcagcatccctcccatcatgcatctacgtactaGTACGTAAcagcgttcttcttcagccattgcttctcaccagtgttatcgtatgcacgcggaattcgttcgttcacatgtacgatttcgtttgttaacgtaaattcgtgttagtgatttcgttgtgctactttatcgtgttgtgtgaatacctaattagtatacgtactacataacttaattacgtacagtatagtcatgggtcccaagaaagttgctgaagttcacagaaagaggagaatgctttctatgcagacaaaaatggagataataaaaaagtatgaagctggcttgcggttgagtgtgatcgctaaggaatacagccgaaatccgtcgacgataggcaccatcctcaaacagaaggaagccatcaaagcagctacactttccaagggcgtgactattttgtccaacaagaggagccatgtgcatgatgaaatggaaaggctgcttcttctatggattgaggacaaagaaatcgatggcgatacgataaccgagacggcaatctgccagaaggccagcgctattttcggcgatttgattgcccaagccgaagacgacggaggagag
Coding sequences:
- the LOC135208309 gene encoding LOW QUALITY PROTEIN: corepressor interacting with RBPJ 1-like (The sequence of the model RefSeq protein was modified relative to this genomic sequence to represent the inferred CDS: deleted 1 base in 1 codon), which translates into the protein MYISAQVFPKPPVIGVLCILFCYVALIEHWSNLAAEAAQFQQVWIAEQKADAERKKQEELRLQYEKEQELYNNKALLAKGENKEKLSLNFMYEAPAGVKKEREKEDGEPEYKFEWQRKFNAPRESYCKDDDTIRDQPFGIAVRNVRCIKCKAWGHINTDKECPLYGRVLENADANQNLDHNELIVGMRDDGLQLKTLGSLATGIYGRGQNPFAQNQRLLSSDEEIVDEYKLLKSLSTKEKRRLMKKLEKLDKKKKSKKSKRGRSSSNDSSSSSEDEKRKKRKKKKKKESKKKSRRRSESSSSETESDYQREKKRKRQKEGQKKPDPQALLKEITKGLKVDFVGADDPFGRFDKPKVKQEKQSWDESTRVKVKQEKQAREEDKPASSKGHASNYDKRPDWQNGTRRERFSGEESQRGHKRKDEEDDADNNMKFKSRRHENEDNAKFKQHENSFPRRDRASDFWDTTEKRDKSHEREINGKKRNGDGGGKDQEFNNVDRQKEKRERNRDRSRERQRSRERDGSRGRGRERSR